The sequence below is a genomic window from Brevibacillus laterosporus.
CGAATTTCACTTACATTCACTACGAAATCCGTAGGAGCTCCTAATAAGTTCGCTTGATCTGAGAAAGAATAAGGAGTTTTAGCCATGCAAACAGGTAAGTCAGAAAAGCCTAATTCTTCAATTTTACGTAATGTCTGTAAGGCCGTTGGTGAGAAAGCGACATCAGAGCCACGATAGATTTCTCCCACAATCGTCTTGATTTTATCTGTTATGGGTTTGTTTAATTCATACAATGGCTTATATTCAGAAGGGATTCCCTCCAGTACGCTGACGAGCTTCTCAGCTAGTTCCACACCACCAGCGCCACCATCTGCCCATACATTGGATACTGCCGCTTCTACACCGAGAGTTTGACATTTCTCTTTGACAAAAGCGATCTCCTCAGGTAAATCGGTTGCAAAATGATTAATCGCTACCACCACAGGTACACCAAATTTTTGCAAGTTCTCAATGTGACGTTGTACGTTCGAGAAGCCAGCTTCCAGAGCAGAAAGGTTGGCAGCCTGCAATTCGTCTTTTTTTACACCACCGTTATGTTTGAGAGCTTTTACAGTGACGACCAAAACAGCCGCTTGCGGTGTAAGCCCTGCTTTCCTACATTTGATGTCAAAGAATTTCTCAGCACCAAGATCTGCCCCAAACCCAGCTTCTGTCACTACATAATCGGCAAGTTTTAGAGCTAGTTTCGTGCCAATTACGCTACTGCAACCGTGAGCGATATTGGCAAAAGGTCCACCATGCACTATGACGGGAGTTCCTTCAATAGTTTGTACTAAGTTGGGCTTGATCGCTTCTTTTAAAAGAACGGTCATAGCGTCAATAGCTTCTAGTTGTTTAGCTGTGACTGGCTGATCATCCATGTCATAACCGACGATGATTCTACCTAGGCGCTCTTTTAAATCTTCCAAACCTTCGCTTAAACAAAGGATAGCCATGATCTCAGATGCTGTAGTAATCATGAAGCCATCTTCACGAACGACACCATTCGCATCACCTAGTCCAACTACAATGTGGCGCAGTGAACGATCGTTCATATCGAGTGCCCGTTTCCAGACGATTTTGCTCGGGTTAAGGCGAAGGGAATTATGTTGAAAAAGGTGATTATCAATAAGGGCAGACAACAGATTATGAGCTGCTGTAATGGCATGAATATCACCTGTGAAATGCAGATTGATTTCTTCTGCTGGTAATATCTGAGCATTGCCACTCCCTGTAGCTCCGCCTTTCATACCCATGCAAGGACCTAGCGAGGGTTCACGTAATGCGGCAATCGTTTTTTTACCGATATGATTCAGTGCTTGAGAGAGTCCGATAGTCGTTAGTGTTTTGCCCTCTCCAGCTGGTGTAGGATTCATGGCAGTTACCAACACTAATTTACCATCTGGTTGATCCTTTCGTTTTTCCCATGTGTCTAATGAGAGCTTGGCTTTGTATTTCCCATAAAATTCCAAATCATCTTCTGTAATACCTACGTGTTTTGCAACTTCCACAATCGGCTTCATATGCTACCTCCTGTTACGTTAGGTGATATTCTGTCCATCCATACCATTATATCTCCTACATGTTAAGGGGAAAACGAAAATTACAGCTAGAAAGGCGGGAAAATGTTTTTTGTCTTCACCACTACCAATCCGGGGAACGGTCAACATGTAAAACAACAATAAGCTTGTGAAGAGGACGAAGGGTAATAAAGCTATAAAATGGAATAAAGAAATCGGGATTTATATTTAAGTATAGACAAAAAGGATTATTGTCTATTATTATATAAACAAATAAAAATAACGTTTAGTTTTATTGGCTGTATAGTCCCGAGAAGACAATCTTACAACAGAAAGGAAAATCACAATGTCTACGAACAGGAAAGCGGAATTAAAACGACAATACAAAGAAACAAAACGAGTAGGTGGGGTGTATCAAATTAAAAACATCCGTAACCAAAAGGTATTTGTAGGAAGTACCCTCAATCTAAAGATGATGAACGGTCGGTTATTTCAATTAAAAACTGGTTCTCATCAAAACAAACAGCTACAACAGGAATGGAATGAATATGGGGAGGAAGCTTTTATTTTTGAAGTTTTGGAAGAGCTAAAAGAAAAGACAGAGGGGTATTTTGACCCTGCGGATGAACTAAGCAAGATGCACGAAAAGTGGTTGGTAAAGTTACAACCGTATGGAGAGGCCGGTTATCATAGCTTGGCTCAATAAGTAAATAATTGAACCTCTCATGGCTAAAGCCACGAGATTCCTGCGCTATCACATCCAACGAAGTGAGAATTAGCAGGCTATCCCCGTAGTCCCTACGGTTATTGAAAAAAAGTGTACGTTGGACTCTTCTCTCTGACCTACTGCTTGGTTTTCGCTTTTCGGTCAGAGAGGACGAAGGTGCTTGAATGTTTTACGCCACAAAGCATTCCTTATGGCAACCCCATACATTCCGTTTTCAATGAGCAATCTGTACAAGATTAGTATACCTGTTCTTGTTAGTTATTCAAAGAAGTAGTCGGTCAATTAACGTGTCAGAAGACACGCTTTGTCCGAAGCCGAGAACTTTCATGATTAAAATGGCCAATCCTTGTGTAGTGTAATGACTTGATAATATCAAATGATTGGGAATGCTGTAATAAACAACGAAAAAGGTTTCAACGGAGTTCAAACTCCTGTTGAAACCTTTTATTTTACTTTTGACACCAATCCTGTACTTGCCACACTTGCGTTACCCATTCTTCATAAAAGGCAGGTTCATGAGAAACAAGTAGTATTGTTCCTTTATATTGCTTGAGTGCTTCTTTAAACGCTTGTTTTGAGCCAACATCTAAATGATTTGTAGGTTCATCTAAGACAAGTACGTTGCTGTTTGTTAACATGAGCTCGCATAACCGGACCTTGGCTTGTTCTCCACCGCTCAATGAGCAGAGTGGTTGCCTGATATGTTGTTCATTTAGACCAGACCTTGCTAGCTCCTGTCTAATTTCTTTTTGTGTCAAATCAGGTCGTAATGACCATACTTGCTCAAGGGGTGTCTGATTCGAAGCAAATCCTTCCTGTGAAAAATAGGCTGGCTTTACTCGTTCCCCAACTTGTACAATACCCCGTAACGGTTGCAAATGTCCCAGTAGTGTTTTTAGCATGGTGGATTTTCCAATGCCGTTATGGCCTACGATTGCAATTTTTTCACCGCGTTTTACTTGTAAATCAATCGGCCCCAATAAAGGTTCTGTATAGCCAATTTGAATATGAGTTGCCTCCAAAATTTGGTTGACTGGTTCCAAATGAACATGAAATATAAAGCGTGGCTTTGACGCAGAGGTTGGTTTGCCAACGCGGGTGATCCTTTCTAGTGCTTTCTCACGACTCTTTGCTTGTTTGGCTTTACGAACTCGATTCTTATCAATGAAATTCTCTAACCTGATAATTTCTCTTTGTTGTCTTTCATATGTCTCTTGTAGTTGTTGCCTACTTTGCTCATAGCCTTTTACGAAATTCTCATAGTTACCCGTATACCGTTTGATTGTCTGATGTTCTAAATGATAAATGGTAGTTGTTATTTGATTTAGAAACCTTTCATTATGTGAGACTACAAGATAGGCATGCTCATAGCTTTTCAAATAGTTGATGAGCCATTCTATATGCACATCATCAAGATAGTTTGTTGGTTCATCAAGTAATAAAACATGTGGTTCTTCTAATAAAAGCTTTCCTAACAATAGTTTTGTTCGTTGGCCACCGCTTAGCTTTTCGACATCACGATCCATACCAAGTTCTAAAATGCCTAATCCGGAAGCAATTTCTTCTATTTTAGCTTCTATATGATAAAAATCAGAGTGATCTAGAATACTTTGCAACTCACCATAGCGTACTAGCAATTGTTCAAGGTGATTACCCGAACTAGCCATTTGCTCTGTTATTTGCAGCATCATTTTTTCTGTCTCATACAAATAAGCAAAAGCGCCTTGCAAGTATTGCATAATGGTTGTACCAGCCTGTAAATCAATATGTTGCTGTAAGTAACCGACATTTAGATGGGAAAACCATTCGATTTTTCCTGCATCGGGAAGAAGTTCGCCTGCTAAAATGCGTAGGAGTGTTGATTTTCCTGCTCCATTACTTCCAACAAGACCAGCGTGTTCCCCTCGAAGTAATCGGAAACCTATATTTTGAAAAATTATTTTATCTCCATACATATGCGTAACATTTTCAACTGTTAACATACTCATTCCACTCTCTCCTTTTTGTTTCACATGGAAAGCCAAACGAGAGAACAGCATGATAAAAATAATATTCAATTAGCTGAACATAAAAATGGGTAAGGCGAATGTACCTTACCCACTACAAAATAATGTTAGTAAGAAAGGAATAAGATTCTTTATCTACTGTCCTCAGATTGGCTAACGAAAAATGGGCAGACTTCTCCCGTATTAAGCCAAATCTCTGATAAGAACAGTCGATAAAATCATCATATCCTTTTCTACACCTCATTATCACTTAGTATCGTTATACGCTAACAGTATATGTAAATACCTGTTGTTATGTCAAGATAGTAGGCAGATAAAAATATACACATGTAGCTTGTCTAAAAGGTAAAGTAACAACTTTACTTATAAAATCCTTTCTTGTTTTTGGCTATGCTTACTATGGCAATTGTAAAGATAAACGCACTATGAACACCTGAAGTCGTCGCACCTGACATTAGCCTCAGTCTTACAATTTTTTCGTTCCTTTCCTTATTCCTCATCCTTTTTAAATGGATGAAAAAACGTCTTAGGAATTTCTGATTCAAAGCGTAATAATTCTCCCGTACTAGGATGTATAAACGATAAGACTCTTGCGTGTAGTCCTAATCGCCCAATTGGTTTGGACTTAGCACTGTATTTCTTATCACCTACAATTGGGTGTCCAATGTCTTCCATGTGTACACGGATTTGATTTTTTCGGCCTGTTTCGAGATGGACCTCCAGCATTGAGAAATTTCGATCTGATTGAAGCACTTTGTAGTGAGTAACAGCATGTTGCCCGTCATTTGGATAGTGACTGGAATACATTTTTAATGTACTACTTTCTTTTAGCCACGATGAAATGGTGCCCTCTTGTTTTTTTACGGTTCCTTCCACAAGGGCAATGTATAGGCGCTCTTTGACGCTGTCCTTCCAAGAGTTTTGGAGTGCTTGTTGAACTCTCTCGCTTTTAGCAAACATCATAACACCAGATGTGTCTCGATCTAGACGGTGCACGACAAAAATTCTATTGTTAGAATTATCAAGACGCACATGGGCTGTCAATTGACGATAGACCGTCAACTCTTTCTCTTGCGGAGAGGCAATTGATAGCAATCCAGCTTCTTTTTGAATAACAATGACATCATCATCTTCATGTAAAATTTTGATTCCGATCATAGGTGGTGTTTCAGAAACCTTTTTGTTCTGAAGGGAGACGGTTTGTCCAGGATGCAACGCATGATTGTGGGTTGTCACAACTCGATCGTTTACTAATACTTGTCCACGCGTTAACAGGGATTTAATAGAGTTACGGCTGAGATTTGTAATATGCTGTAATAAAAAAGGCAGTAACTCAGACGGTTCTTTCACCGTATATTGTTTGGCTGGGGCCTGATTTTTGCTAGTAGATTTGTTATTGTTTTTTGTAAAGTGTTTGGTGTTTTGCTTGTTGGGATGGTTCCTTCTTTTATTCATGAGATAAACCTCTTTCTTGGAAACTACGTTACGAGCTACAAGGAAATGTAACCGATAGTCTCTATACTAACAAATAACAAACGATCCACCAAGTATAACAGGTAGGTCTTCACATGTGAGGAATGAAAGGACCAATGCTACTAGCAAACAGGTTATACTTGAAAAAAGCCTTCCTACATAAAGAAGCTTCTGTTTACAAATTGTTACTACTTATTAACAGTCAGCTTTTTTCTTCCCCTGTCTTCTTCATTTTTGTTATAATGGTGCTTAAGCCAATTAAGGGAGTGTTACGAACGATGGATGCATTGTTTGACCAATTGAAAGAATATCTAAATATGGATACAGAAATCTCTTTACCTGAGTTTGATAAGTATTATAAAGAAGTATTGGTATTTTTAGATAGTGAATGGACAAACATGACTGAAGAAGATACCATGCGTATGATCTTCATTCTGGATAACTTAAAAGCGAACAGCGAAGATCGTTCTAAGCGCAAAGGTAAAGAAGCCAAGAAATTCGCTAAAATTGCTGAGCGTACAAATATTTGGGCTCAAGTAATGATTAAACGCATGAAAGAATTCGGTGTAAACGACGAAGAGATCGGCAAGCGTTACGAAGCAATTTACGAAGCAGTGTAGGTAAACACAGCTTACCAACCAAACCGGCATGTAAGCCTGGGTGGTTGAGGTCTGATTCCCTAAGGGAATCAGGCTTTTTTCTGTTGTAAGCCCCACTTTTGATGAGGAAACCTTACAAAAATTTAAGGTTTCTGTAAGACTTTTAAATAGGTAACGGAAAGGTTCTTGTACTACAATAAGATACACAACGTGAAAAAAGTCGAAACATGTCAAAGAAAACAACGTCCAATAAAGTAGGAAGGGAGGCAGCAATCATGAACCATGTCTTACAAGGAACAGCACAACCGTTAGAACAAAGCAAACATAACACCTGGCGTACCAAAGTACCAAAATGGTTAGTGATTTTTTTGGTTGCTGCGCTTTTCTTACAAGTTATTGTGTATTCTACTATAACGATAGCGGGTACTTATTTGATTGACCAACAGATCTTAACGAAGACTGTAGGTAGCAGTCTAGGAGGCCAAGGGACGTATGTTGCAGCAGACGAAATGCCTACTTACTTGAAGGATGCTTTTATAGCTATTGAGGACCATCGCTACTATAACCATAAAGGAATTGATTATATTGCATTTGGACGTGCATTATGGATCAACACCATGTCAGAGAGCAAGCGTCAAGGTGGCAGTACGATTAGCATGCAATTAGCTAGAAACTTATTTTTAACAAATGAAAAAACCTATACACGTAAGTTGAAGGAAGCATTCATTGCGATGAATTTAGAACGTCAATTTACTAAAGATGAGATAGTAGAGATGTATTTAAACAATATTTATTTTGGTCATGGAAAATACGGAATTGAAGCAGCTGCACAGCATTATTTTGGTAAAACTGTACGACTACATGATCCAAAGTTCAAAACGATTAACGAGAGCGAAGCAGCCATGCTGGCGGCTTTACCAAAAGCACCTGAAAACTATTCACCAATTAAATATCCAGATAAGGCAATGACGCGTCAGCATGTGGTACTAAGCAGAATGAAAAAGCTTGGCTATATCACGAATAAGCAGGAGCAGGAATTTTTGAAACAAAAAATTATCATAAAAACAAATGGAAATACGTTGTCTAGAGTAGCCTCGCAGTCATAACTGCGGGGTTTTCTTTATGAAGAATAGAGTAATCTGTTACTGTTCATAAGGATTTTCGCCAGTCATTTTCATCACTGGATAATATTTCTTGTGTTATAACAGGGTTATTTAGTGAAAATAGTATTAATACAGAGAAAGAAAGAGCATTCTAGAGATAGGGTAACCAGATAACGGATAATCGCCGTAAAATGTGCTATAACAACATTTTTTATTAATTAACTGTTGTAGTACAATGGGTGTAACAGTTTGAAGCAGGAAAAACATACGGAGGCGATTAACATGGAGAAAATGAGTCATTTCTTTGCTACATTAGGACCAAAACAATGTGAATGCTGTGGTCAACCAATTACAGAACAAGCGGAATCCTATATGTCCGAATGCTTGGATTGCTCCGAAAAGAAATACATGATCGTGAAAGCTTAATGTATAGGTAATAAATTACCTTTTGTTGGAACCTTTCTTTTCTCCCTATAGATACCCTTGATAAGTCATTCTGCAAATCGAGCAGAATGGCTTCTTTTTCTTGAGATAAAAATGTATGAGTGCTGCATCTACTACATACCAGTAAGGTTGTGCAAGCGCCAATTTTTCTTTACGTTTTACTTGCACCAGCAAAGAAAACAGGGCATTCTAAGAACAGAATATGGAGAGGAGCTTTTCGATGTTTCATCCTATTATTTATGACAATATTAAAGTTGTACTGGAAGGCGCTGTTTATGACCATGATTTAGATGGCGACATTTTGGTTACAAATCGAGTAGATGCTGTTGATTTAGCCAAATTTGGACGTTATTTTCATATTCAATTTCACTTACTTTCTCCCGAGGAGAACAACAACAAACACAAGGTTACTGCTGAAATTCAGCTCTCGACGGAACTATCTGATATTGCAAGTGAACAGTTAGAACAAACTCTTGCGGTACCGATGGGCTGTCGTATATGTATTCATTTTGATTTATCTATGAGGGATGTACCTCACGAATCTGCACAAGTGATACATATTTTAAATGAAATTTGGGGACATCGCCCGCATATTACACAACAGGTGATGTTTACAGTAGATGAGCATCAAGAATGGAGCTGGCCACCTGAACAGTTCAAGGTTCGAATACAACTAGATTTCCATCGTAAGATTGACGAAGGGAATATTCCTGATTTGAATGAAATTGTAGAATGCTGTATTGAATCATTGCGATTACTAGCGCAACGAGAAATGTAACCTGCACCACAGGATAGTATGAATACGATGATACAGTAGGAGACAAGCAAAAAATACCGCGTCAGAGTTGGAAGCTCGCTCCGATGCGGTATTTCTATATCTACTTTTAGATCAGTA
It includes:
- a CDS encoding GIY-YIG nuclease family protein; amino-acid sequence: MSTNRKAELKRQYKETKRVGGVYQIKNIRNQKVFVGSTLNLKMMNGRLFQLKTGSHQNKQLQQEWNEYGEEAFIFEVLEELKEKTEGYFDPADELSKMHEKWLVKLQPYGEAGYHSLAQ
- a CDS encoding penicillin-binding protein translates to MNHVLQGTAQPLEQSKHNTWRTKVPKWLVIFLVAALFLQVIVYSTITIAGTYLIDQQILTKTVGSSLGGQGTYVAADEMPTYLKDAFIAIEDHRYYNHKGIDYIAFGRALWINTMSESKRQGGSTISMQLARNLFLTNEKTYTRKLKEAFIAMNLERQFTKDEIVEMYLNNIYFGHGKYGIEAAAQHYFGKTVRLHDPKFKTINESEAAMLAALPKAPENYSPIKYPDKAMTRQHVVLSRMKKLGYITNKQEQEFLKQKIIIKTNGNTLSRVASQS
- a CDS encoding YhfH family protein gives rise to the protein MEKMSHFFATLGPKQCECCGQPITEQAESYMSECLDCSEKKYMIVKA
- a CDS encoding RluA family pseudouridine synthase — protein: MNKRRNHPNKQNTKHFTKNNNKSTSKNQAPAKQYTVKEPSELLPFLLQHITNLSRNSIKSLLTRGQVLVNDRVVTTHNHALHPGQTVSLQNKKVSETPPMIGIKILHEDDDVIVIQKEAGLLSIASPQEKELTVYRQLTAHVRLDNSNNRIFVVHRLDRDTSGVMMFAKSERVQQALQNSWKDSVKERLYIALVEGTVKKQEGTISSWLKESSTLKMYSSHYPNDGQHAVTHYKVLQSDRNFSMLEVHLETGRKNQIRVHMEDIGHPIVGDKKYSAKSKPIGRLGLHARVLSFIHPSTGELLRFESEIPKTFFHPFKKDEE
- a CDS encoding ABC transporter ATP-binding protein, which codes for MSMLTVENVTHMYGDKIIFQNIGFRLLRGEHAGLVGSNGAGKSTLLRILAGELLPDAGKIEWFSHLNVGYLQQHIDLQAGTTIMQYLQGAFAYLYETEKMMLQITEQMASSGNHLEQLLVRYGELQSILDHSDFYHIEAKIEEIASGLGILELGMDRDVEKLSGGQRTKLLLGKLLLEEPHVLLLDEPTNYLDDVHIEWLINYLKSYEHAYLVVSHNERFLNQITTTIYHLEHQTIKRYTGNYENFVKGYEQSRQQLQETYERQQREIIRLENFIDKNRVRKAKQAKSREKALERITRVGKPTSASKPRFIFHVHLEPVNQILEATHIQIGYTEPLLGPIDLQVKRGEKIAIVGHNGIGKSTMLKTLLGHLQPLRGIVQVGERVKPAYFSQEGFASNQTPLEQVWSLRPDLTQKEIRQELARSGLNEQHIRQPLCSLSGGEQAKVRLCELMLTNSNVLVLDEPTNHLDVGSKQAFKEALKQYKGTILLVSHEPAFYEEWVTQVWQVQDWCQK
- a CDS encoding formate--tetrahydrofolate ligase; the protein is MKPIVEVAKHVGITEDDLEFYGKYKAKLSLDTWEKRKDQPDGKLVLVTAMNPTPAGEGKTLTTIGLSQALNHIGKKTIAALREPSLGPCMGMKGGATGSGNAQILPAEEINLHFTGDIHAITAAHNLLSALIDNHLFQHNSLRLNPSKIVWKRALDMNDRSLRHIVVGLGDANGVVREDGFMITTASEIMAILCLSEGLEDLKERLGRIIVGYDMDDQPVTAKQLEAIDAMTVLLKEAIKPNLVQTIEGTPVIVHGGPFANIAHGCSSVIGTKLALKLADYVVTEAGFGADLGAEKFFDIKCRKAGLTPQAAVLVVTVKALKHNGGVKKDELQAANLSALEAGFSNVQRHIENLQKFGVPVVVAINHFATDLPEEIAFVKEKCQTLGVEAAVSNVWADGGAGGVELAEKLVSVLEGIPSEYKPLYELNKPITDKIKTIVGEIYRGSDVAFSPTALQTLRKIEELGFSDLPVCMAKTPYSFSDQANLLGAPTDFVVNVSEIRLSAGAGFIVVLTGNVLTMPGLPKVPAAQHIRLDKNGQVTGLM